Part of the Psilocybe cubensis strain MGC-MH-2018 chromosome 11, whole genome shotgun sequence genome is shown below.
TCTGTAACTGCGTAGGAACCCTCCACCTTCTATTCGGCAAACTCCGACATCATTTCTTTTCTAAAGTTCAAAAATCTGTTCAATGTTAGTAACCTGCGCCGTTGGATAGTAGTGATTCACACCACTTACATATACTTTCTTTCCGCTCTTGACCTCCTGTACGCGTTGTTCAAGTAAAGACGCTGCGAGTTCTTTCCAATCTGTTTCCATCAAGCGTTTCAGTCGTTCCCTAACGGCGAGCTCTGTCATGTGTTGAGGGATAAATCTATGGATATTGGCGTCAATGCCAGGATTGAGGAAGCTGATTCGAAACATGCCTTGGTATTTCTGTTGCAGAAGCCGTTGCTATGGTTTTTAGGAAGGAGTCCCAGTTACGAGCGTGTACGTGATAAACATAACTAACCAGTTCAACTAACGATAAATAAAATTCCAGTATACTTCGGACCGCTAAACGAACTCACGGTGGCTCGAATTGGTTCAGAGATGGATGTTGTGTGTGCCAGTGTGACTTATTCCATGGTTCATCTTTTTTCCAGTTGATAATCTGTGATAATGTCATGCTGAAATGAGACTAGACGGAGACAGTTGAAAAATTTTGCATATACCGACAGGGTTAATGAAAGGGACACCCTGACACAAAGCATTATACGGTGATGGGCTCCAGAATGGATTTCCAACCCCCACCATAGCTTTACTTAACCCGACATGGGCCATAAAGTCGTCCATGCTCAATGGACCGAAATTGATAACGCCGTGCCCAGGATCCGCTATATCAGGCATGTCTCCTTGTGTTTTAGGATCCCATCCCAGATAATGTTGATCGAGCATCCAGCCACCTACAAAGTTCATCTCCAGCTCCTGGGCCGCCATGCTGAAATACGAACGGTTCCAAGTAAATCTGTCGTCGTAAACGTACTTTATCTGCTTCATGAGCATCCACACTTGGTTTGAACGATGATAAAGCCGGACGACGGGAATTTTCTGGCAATCTTCCTCGATGGAATACCTGCATCGGTATAAAGATTTAAATATGTTTTGACATGCATCGAAGAAGGGAAACATTTATACCCTATATATTGAAGAGGGCTGTCTTCCTCCGCGATGAAACGGGGATCTGGATTGGCGGACAAAATCCATTTCCCTCCCAATGGCGTGGCATAAGGGTGTCCCCCTACAGATGGAAAAAATTCGAAATCAAATATTTTCCAGGCCGGTATTCCTCGAGGATTCATGGGACCTTTTACACAATGTGGGTTCTCGTGGCATTCCCCTGCTCGGTTTCGTATGACAACCTATTAACGCAAAGCCAGATGTGATGCTTAGCGTCAATATCCGAGACGGATCACTCACTTTGACCAGATCAGGGAACAGGCGGTATTGCTCCAACGCCTCCTCTGAGGGAAAATAACTGTTAGTATATATCCACGGCTATTTGGGGAATGATTGTACCGAAGCTGTTCGCGAAGAGTGTTGTATACCCCATTAATCTAAGGTTCTTATACTGTCGTACTCTTTAGAATGCGAAGCCGGGCGTCAATCGATAAAAATACACAAACTCACAATGGACATCCCCCTGAACATGATAGTTGTGAGTAATATAGTACTCTGCCCTACAATTGCGAAACGTAGGCTTACCAGATACCCTCTCCGCCTCTCCACCCTCGCACAACAGCCTCCTCAAACCAATGTGAAGCCAGAAGGGCGATCTTTTGCTGATTCTTCCCACAATTCTTCATTGAAATGCATGAGTAGAGATCTCTCAACGTTCTCGCGTTCCAATCGTGATAATCTTTGCTTTCAACAGTCTCCGCAGAAGAAAATATGTCGTCGACGTGCGGTGGAGCTGGGGTATATTGTTCAGCGTGGAGATTTGAAATGGAGGATGGTTGGTGGTCGACGTGAATGTTAGCTATGGATGGCGACGACAATGTACTGTTCATGACCCCTCTCAAACTGAGCAAGATTACAAAAACGGATGCTACGATGCCTGACGCAAGAAATATCTTGGTCCTTGGAACATTTTGTCTACTGAAAGGCATCGATGTTTGATATCAGAACCACTGAATAAACTCGTTAGCGGGTGATAAGTGTGTCAATGGAAAACCTCGATGAACCACTCACGACGATTGGGCTATGTGTTGGCATCCTGGGGTTTCGCTTCGAGAAATGAGCAATCCTTGTAGTGAAGAATATGAATGCTGACCATCATATGCTGTTGTGCATTCAAGAAATCCTATAGGATCTCGTTGTGGGAGCTCCACATTCATGAATGTTTAAACATTTGAACATTCAAGATGCTCTTTCTCGCATTAATCATGCTCCCAAAGCCTAACAGGGGCAGAGTGAAGGCGGTAATGTAAGCTAGCAAACCGATTTTACAAATTATAATCTAACTACAAATTTTTAAAGGAGCGTTGCAACGTTTGAAAAAATGGATGGCAAGGTAGAAGCAGGATCGTTATGACAGCGCTAGGCAAAAATCGAAGAGAGTCAGAATTGCAGCTGTAGGCAACTCGAACAACTGTGaccaagaaaagaaaggtcaaCGGATGTCGGTCTATCTTGACGAACATCGTAAATCGTaatgaaagcaaaaaacagGAAAAGGTCCGAAATAGAAAATATCCATTCAAAGTCTGTTTCAACaaatatgaatatgaatataaATGGAATTCCGTTTGATTGAGTGGGAGCATGATTTGGTCCAATGATGTCTTTGAAGTCGAAGTTCAAGTCCAAGAAGGGAACGTCGTGGTTCAGTCGTGAGTAAGTGTAAGTCCAAATGTCCGCCCGGCGAGAACATGGTGGATGATGCGTTCCAAGATTAATATCTCAAACCACTCGGAGGCGGTGTCTCGTGCTGCATAGGGGTCGTCGCATAGGGGTCGTAGTTTATACTCATGCCTGTCCCGCTCGGTCTGCTGGGTTCGTAGGCATCGTGATCGTCCCTATACGGCGCGTTTAAGCTCGTTGTACTCGCGTTCCATGCCTGGCTGCGATTGTCTTGCTGTAGAGGCATGAATGCACTTGAATCCGAACTTCGCATCCCTGCACGCGTTCCCATCACAGGAGCACCGCTGCCAGTTAATGACATGCCTTCCGCAGAGGTCATAGGGTATGAGGACGCTGGCGGAACTGCACCTGTTCCATGACGCGCTGCGGCACGGCGACGGCGGGCAAGGCAGACACCAATGACAGCACCAACGACACCGACGAGCGCAACTCCTCCCACTACACACCCGATGATGACGCCCAGGTTAGAACTCGATGATTTCTCAGGATCTGAGGACCCTCCTGGGGTGGTGGAGGTACCAGATGCAGATCCAGAGGCAGATGCAAGGCGCACGTTGGGAGGGAGCACACTGGCAGCGGCGACTGGCTGAGTGCCAATCTTTCCATTACCGACAATAAGATAAGAACCATTGCTAGGGATGCCGTTGATGTTAACAAACATGAAGGCCGGCCCAGGCTGGAAGAGGTTGGGATTTGGGGGAACCTGTGCCACATGGAGTATGATGGAGCCATCGCTCTTGACAGTGTATGTGTTATTAAGCTGGAGGAGACGCTGACCCATGTTCATGGCGTGTGTAGTGAAACCTCCTCTGTGGATGACAACAGAAGCGGAATCTGCGGCATCATTGGCGGAGCCAGAGTATGAGGTGGCAGGTATGGTGATATCGAACGAAGGCCCGCCATATGAAAGCGTCTTGGGTATACCAACAGGCGCCGGGCGGGTCGCCGCTGAGAAGTATGGAGGGTAGAAAACTTCTGCCTTGTATGTCGTAGGGAACACAGTGGTCAAATTCACGTCAACGTTGGGATTGGATCCGGCGATCAATACAGATGCATCTGGAAGCAAGATGGCTGAGGAGTGATATAGGCGAGGAATAGTCGATACTCCAAGTCCTTTGTTTGACCATCGACTTCCTTTCGGCGCGTTTGGGTCATAGATAGCAGGAGTAAGGACAGGCCCAGATGCCAATGATTCTCCGTAGGGCATGAGATCGTACGAAGGTGTCACAAGAGTTGCCTGAGAGTATCCCGCCGTACCATTGAGGCCTCCATTGACAATCAATAACTTTCCGGTAGGCAGTATGACAAATTGGCCCATGGTCCGTCCTTCCAGCATGTCGTCGTCTTTCACGTAAACTGGAGCAGACTGGTCCACGGGTTCAGCAGTCAAGCGTTGACAATCCTTTGAAGCTGGATACTCCCAAGTGTTGATATAAGGGTAAGTGTAGTTGCCCCAAGCATAGTCTGGCATGTCACTTCCACCACAGAATAATACTGTAGGTGTATAATTGTTGGCCGGGGTAAGAGGAAGCATTGCTGTGGCACCCGACGCGGGATAGACGCGAACGACACCGCCGGGCATGTCTGGGAGTGGTGTTTCTGTGTTGGTGACATGATCCCATAGCACTAAAACGAATTGTCAATTTAGATCGCTATGAATACTAAACAACAAACCTGTGGAAACATTGGCCTGTACAAGCATCTTGCCTGAGGGCATAAGGAAAGTATGGGCGTACGCGTTGAGGCCAGACGTTTGAATCAGGAACCGGAACGTTCGAGGCGCATCCGCGACCGGTGGGTAATATTCGTACGTGCTGTCGGCAGCTCCTCCTTGCCTTTCTGGATCGACGTTGGGGTAATTACGATTTATGTATCCACCGTTGACAAATCCGCCGATAATGACAATGTTTCCCTCACCAGTGGGTTCTGCAGCAGAGTACCACCGACTGTTTTTCATTGAGAGCACAGTGGGATCGTCGAACCACTGGCAATTTGGGGAGGAAAAGGTGTCCGAGCTTCTGCACGGATTCAAAACGCGAATGGCCCTTGTCCCGTCAAAATCTTGGTATGTGGAATCccatgcagcagagtatCCTCCTGGGTTGAGTTGTGAACCAAGGTTTCCCCCTGGTCCAACGGCTCCGTTTCCGCCAAACGTCACAAACGAGCCATTAGGCAAATGCATGCCGGATGAGCAGAATACGTTCGTCCTCACGTCCATAACTTCTGTTTCATGGGTTTGAATGTCCCTACAAGGTTCGCTGAGCGTTTTGGACGGATATTAAAAAATTTCGACGCGCACCATACAGATCCCCACGCCGGATGACCCATTACTTGTGCTGCATTTCCTTCTGCTTTGTCGAGGATATACACCTTTTCTTCGTTCCCAAGGAACATCTGGAACCAACTCAGCGTGCATCAGGCAGACAAACGGATGAACATACCATCATTGCGCTAACTAGCGTATCTCCTCCATCTGAAAAGGACCCGGCAATAGATGCTCCATGAGCCAACGGGGCTGCAAGAGCCAATAAAGAGAGTGGACGTAGCATAAACGAAAGGTAAGAAAAAGGAGGTTGTGGTTGAAAAGAAGAATGCCGTCGGAGCTCCTATTGCCTTGTGTTCGTCCGAGACCTCGATCACTCTAGAACGTTACTTCAGGAATGCCAGCCACTTTGTCCCGTAACATTAATATACGAAACATCTCCGTAGTTACAGTTACTTGCTAGTATTTAACTAATGTGTGGTAATTCGTGATaatttttcaaagccttCGTGGTATAAATAAAATAAGATCTAGAATAGCATCCTCACGGTGAGGGCTTAAAACGGAACCTTGTCTGAAACTTGCCCAAAGCGACTTATAAACTTGGACTATGATCAGTGTTGTATTCACGTTTATAACTGTCGATTTCCGTAGGATTAATTCTTTCATAAACTTCGATATGAAAATGCCGTCCTGTCCTCTCGCAATTAAAAAAGTTaattatctatttttagtGCATGAGTGTTTACTGTTGGTTTGAATCGTTGTTGATTTCCTTACACGCCAATCAGTTGACAGCTTGTTTGAGCACCAAATGACGGATTCTTTGCGAGACAGACCATACTACACCGCATACCAATCAAGTGGACGGATACTTACAGAAAGCCCTGAATCTGCTGATGGTGGGAGGGAGGAAGGAATGACGGATCAGAGCTAACAAAAATGATATGGTCAAGTTATGGCTAAAGTACCTGAGTAGTACCCGCTAATATGCATACAGAAAATTGATATGCACGGACTCAGAGTCCACGCCACGGACGTGGCTTGGTTTGTTATCCACCTCCATTCTAATGGTTAAACATGCATCGATGGCTTTCTTCCAGAGATTTCGTCGACCTGCGACGGTTTTTGGTGTCCTCTTGTTCTCCTTGATTACTGTAGGCTTCTTCAGCGGCACCACTCTAGGGATACCCGAAAGCATACGATGGCGCACGACAGTCGAGTGGAAAGAGAGCAGGAGATTCATTGTTGGCTTGACAGAGAGAGCCGGACACCACGATGAGGTGTGTCTCTCGTCGATTTAATCTTCGAAGTCCACTGACTAAATTATTGTACATGGTTGTAGGTACTTGGCGCACTTCTCTACTCACTGCGTACCATGCAAAGTGTTCGAAAGGTCCTAGTATATCGCAACAGTTTCCGCTATAAATTCGACGAAACTATCAGGCCGTTCTATCCCTTTGCTCCAGAGCCTGCTCAGGCAATGCTCGAATCTCTGTCAAATCCCAATAACACTGACGCGCTGGATGTTGTCATCTTATCCACCGGGGAACGTACCATTGAAGCCATTATGCCCACCCTCGTCGAGGCATTTGATGCCCGACCGCCTGATCGCAAGTTCACGGTACTTTGCGTCGTGCATGATGCAGGTCGCCTACAAGAATTGGATTTTATTGCCCCCTTGTCTATCCGCGGGGCACTTCGATATGTGACTCTGAATCAAGCTGCTCAGCGGACGCTGTATGAAGGGATTTTTGCTGCCGCCGCAAGACACCCTGAGGCTCAGTTCGACCGCGTACCAGTCTATGCAATTGCTCCTATTTTTCCTGTACAAGGTTTGAAGAACCACCAGCGATATATATTAACGAACGTAGTTGTTCAAGGTAACATGGATCAAGGCCGTCGGGACTATAAAAAGCTCTTCGATGACATGATGGATGCGCTAAAGGGTCTGTTCCTCCAAAATTAAATTTTCGTGGCAATTTAACTTTGATACTAATGAATATCGTGTAGAGAACGCAGAATTTTGGGGATACAAACCACTGGAAGA
Proteins encoded:
- a CDS encoding Aldehyde oxidase GLOX, with product MLRPLSLLALAAPLAHGASIAGSFSDGGDTLVSAMMMFLGNEEKVYILDKAEGNAAQVMGHPAWGSVWDIQTHETEVMDVRTNVFCSSGMHLPNGSFVTFGGNGAVGPGGNLGSQLNPGGYSAAWDSTYQDFDGTRAIRVLNPCRSSDTFSSPNCQWFDDPTVLSMKNSRWYSAAEPTGEGNIVIIGGFVNGGYINRNYPNVDPERQGGAADSTYEYYPPVADAPRTFRFLIQTSGLNAYAHTFLMPSGKMLVQANVSTVLWDHVTNTETPLPDMPGGVVRVYPASGATAMLPLTPANNYTPTVLFCGGSDMPDYAWGNYTYPYINTWEYPASKDCQRLTAEPVDQSAPVYVKDDDMLEGRTMGQFVILPTGKLLIVNGGLNGTAGYSQATLVTPSYDLMPYGESLASGPVLTPAIYDPNAPKGSRWSNKGLGVSTIPRLYHSSAILLPDASVLIAGSNPNVDVNLTTVFPTTYKAEVFYPPYFSAATRPAPVGIPKTLSYGGPSFDITIPATSYSGSANDAADSASVVIHRGGFTTHAMNMGQRLLQLNNTYTVKSDGSIILHVAQVPPNPNLFQPGPAFMFVNINGIPSNGSYLIVGNGKIGTQPVAAASVLPPNVRLASASGSASGTSTTPGGSSDPEKSSSSNLGVIIGCVVGGVALVGVVGAVIGVCLARRRRAAARHGTGAVPPASSYPMTSAEGMSLTGSGAPVMGTRAGMRSSDSSAFMPLQQDNRSQAWNASTTSLNAPYRDDHDAYEPSRPSGTGMSINYDPYATTPMQHETPPPSGLRY